The following are encoded in a window of Terriglobia bacterium genomic DNA:
- a CDS encoding DinB family protein — protein sequence MATATRSAVTPDFVVAYRELILSTMAAEMQTTKKVIGAIPESAKGYRPDAKSKNAHELAWHIASDDVAFLNKIADMKIAMTEPLPAPGTIAEILKYYEENLPKAIKRVLDMTAEQLLTPVSFFGVMNQPVYQYLLMVNNHSVHHRGQLSTYLRPMRSKVPSIYGGSADEPFKG from the coding sequence ATGGCAACCGCTACCCGGAGCGCCGTCACACCCGACTTCGTCGTCGCCTATCGCGAACTCATCCTGTCCACCATGGCGGCGGAGATGCAGACCACCAAGAAAGTGATCGGCGCCATCCCGGAATCCGCCAAGGGCTACAGGCCGGACGCGAAGTCGAAGAACGCGCATGAGCTGGCGTGGCACATCGCCAGCGACGATGTCGCATTCCTGAACAAGATTGCCGACATGAAGATCGCGATGACCGAGCCACTGCCGGCGCCCGGCACCATCGCGGAAATCCTGAAATATTACGAAGAGAACCTGCCCAAGGCGATCAAGCGGGTGCTGGACATGACCGCGGAACAACTGCTGACGCCGGTGAGCTTCTTCGGCGTGATGAACCAGCCGGTGTATCAATACCTGCTGATGGTGAACAACCACAGCGTGCACCATCGCGGCCAGCTTTCCACCTACCTGCGCCCCATGCGGTCGAAGGTCCCGAGCATCTACGGCGGCAGCGCCGACGAGCCGTTTAAGGGGTAG
- a CDS encoding type IV pilus twitching motility protein PilT codes for MQIDELLRIAMDRKASDLHLKVGNYPHVRIDGELVPVIDQPRVSAEDMLGMAFSMMSNRQKQKFKENAELDMAYGVAGLGRFRVNVFQQRGNVGLVLRVIPTKIRPLDELYMPKIVEQICDMPRGLVLVTGVTGSGKSTTLAAMIDKINSTRPEHIITIEDPIEFLHRDKKGFVNQREVEVDTPSFSSALRASLRQDPDVILVGEMRDLETIATALHAAETGHMVFSTLHTLDAVETINRIISVFPPPEQKQIRLQLAATLRAVISQRLVRRSDTAGRVPAVEVLISTAYVRECIIVPEKTRTIKEALAQGTSQYGMQTFDQSLYDLYTHGLIAYETALENASNPDDFKLRVQGISGTAESTRDEMSQAARGGFGR; via the coding sequence ATGCAAATTGACGAACTGTTGCGCATTGCCATGGACCGGAAGGCGTCGGACTTGCACCTGAAGGTTGGCAACTACCCGCACGTGCGAATCGACGGCGAACTGGTCCCGGTCATCGATCAGCCGCGCGTTTCCGCCGAGGACATGCTGGGCATGGCGTTCAGCATGATGTCCAACCGGCAGAAACAAAAATTCAAAGAGAATGCCGAGCTCGACATGGCCTACGGCGTCGCCGGCCTCGGACGCTTCCGCGTGAACGTCTTCCAGCAGCGCGGCAACGTCGGCCTGGTGCTGCGCGTGATTCCCACCAAGATCCGCCCGCTGGACGAGCTCTACATGCCGAAGATCGTGGAGCAGATCTGCGACATGCCGCGCGGCCTGGTGCTGGTGACGGGCGTGACCGGTTCCGGCAAGTCGACCACGCTGGCGGCCATGATCGACAAGATCAATTCCACCCGGCCGGAGCACATCATCACCATCGAGGACCCGATCGAGTTCCTGCACCGCGACAAGAAAGGCTTCGTCAACCAGCGCGAGGTCGAGGTGGACACGCCGTCGTTCTCCTCGGCGCTGCGCGCCAGCTTGCGCCAGGACCCGGACGTGATCCTGGTGGGCGAAATGCGCGACCTGGAAACCATCGCCACCGCCCTGCACGCCGCCGAAACCGGCCACATGGTGTTCTCCACCCTGCACACCCTGGACGCGGTGGAGACCATCAACCGCATCATCTCCGTCTTCCCGCCGCCGGAACAGAAGCAGATCCGGTTGCAGTTGGCGGCCACGCTGCGGGCGGTCATCAGCCAGCGCCTGGTGCGCCGCAGCGACACCGCCGGCCGCGTGCCCGCGGTCGAGGTGCTGATCTCCACGGCGTACGTGCGCGAGTGCATCATCGTGCCGGAAAAAACGCGCACCATCAAAGAAGCGCTGGCCCAGGGCACGTCGCAATACGGCATGCAGACCTTCGACCAGTCGCTCTACGATCTCTACACCCACGGGCTGATTGCCTATGAAACGGCGCTGGAGAACGCATCCAACCCGGACGATTTCAAGCTGCGCGTGCAGGGCATCAGCGGCACCGCCGAATCCACCCGCGACGAGATGTCGCAGGCTGCCAGGGGAGGATTCGGAAGATAG
- a CDS encoding recombination regulator RecX, with the protein MSFGRGKKLYSEAELYEYAVGALGRRMRSVAELKRLLRRRVEADELGQTLVELVIARLKEQRYLNDAQYASTYSSLRRENEKFGRRRVITELKSRGVHSEVIEKAIAGAYENVNEEALARAYLRRKRMRKPEDEKHAARVFRSLIRAGFGTRTIISILKKWDVDDEVLTALETEEQ; encoded by the coding sequence ATGTCTTTCGGGCGCGGGAAGAAACTTTATAGCGAGGCGGAGCTCTACGAATATGCCGTGGGCGCTCTGGGACGCCGGATGCGCTCGGTGGCGGAATTGAAACGCCTGCTGCGCCGGCGGGTGGAAGCGGACGAACTCGGCCAAACCCTGGTCGAGTTGGTGATTGCCAGGCTGAAAGAGCAGCGTTACTTGAACGACGCGCAGTACGCCTCCACCTACTCCAGCCTGCGCCGCGAGAATGAGAAATTCGGCCGGCGGCGGGTGATCACCGAACTGAAATCGCGCGGCGTACATTCCGAGGTCATCGAAAAGGCGATTGCCGGCGCCTACGAGAACGTCAACGAAGAGGCGCTGGCGCGCGCATATCTCCGCCGCAAGCGCATGCGCAAACCCGAAGACGAAAAGCACGCGGCGCGCGTGTTTCGCTCCCTGATCCGCGCCGGCTTCGGCACAAGAACCATCATTTCGATCCTGAAAAAATGGGACGTGGACGACGAGGTCCTGACGGCGCTGGAAACCGAAGAGCAATAG